One Streptomyces sp. CNQ-509 DNA window includes the following coding sequences:
- a CDS encoding enoyl-CoA hydratase/isomerase family protein, with amino-acid sequence MYETLDLKIEERVAWLTLNRPEKLNALTPTTMHELRRFFTEVDDDEDVCVVVLRGAGERAFCAGMDLGWSEQLTKQERVEQGRLGEKTFAMMERLSVPVVAAVHGYAVGGGLELALAADFIVASDDAKMGLVEITLSARPPYRPKMTEDGDPDQPEFGGSAPGWGGVKRLPRRVGKAMAKELLFTGVRLDAARAQRIGLVNDVYPADEFDKRVGELAERIAAMNRYNLRLVKELVTNEYDWIEPHPS; translated from the coding sequence ATGTACGAGACCCTCGACCTGAAGATCGAGGAGCGGGTCGCCTGGCTGACCCTGAACCGGCCCGAGAAGCTCAATGCGCTCACCCCGACGACGATGCACGAACTCCGCCGGTTCTTCACCGAGGTGGACGACGACGAGGACGTCTGCGTGGTGGTGCTGCGGGGGGCCGGCGAGCGGGCGTTCTGCGCGGGCATGGACCTCGGCTGGTCGGAGCAGCTCACCAAGCAGGAGCGGGTGGAGCAGGGGCGGCTCGGCGAGAAGACGTTCGCGATGATGGAACGGCTGTCCGTCCCGGTCGTCGCGGCCGTGCACGGCTACGCCGTCGGCGGCGGGCTGGAGCTGGCGCTGGCCGCCGACTTCATCGTCGCCTCCGACGACGCGAAGATGGGCCTGGTCGAGATCACGCTCTCCGCCCGCCCGCCGTACCGGCCGAAGATGACCGAGGACGGCGACCCCGACCAGCCGGAGTTCGGCGGGTCCGCGCCAGGCTGGGGCGGCGTCAAGCGGCTGCCGCGCCGGGTCGGCAAGGCCATGGCCAAGGAGCTGCTCTTCACCGGCGTCCGGCTCGACGCCGCGCGGGCGCAGCGGATCGGCCTGGTCAACGACGTGTATCCGGCGGACGAGTTCGACAAGCGGGTCGGTGAACTGGCCGAGCGGATCGCGGCGATGAACCGGTACAACCTGCGGCTCGTGAAGGAACTGGTCACCAACGAGTACGACTGGATCGAGCCGCACCCGAGCTGA